Proteins found in one Sorghum bicolor cultivar BTx623 chromosome 1, Sorghum_bicolor_NCBIv3, whole genome shotgun sequence genomic segment:
- the LOC8083856 gene encoding thaumatin-like protein 1b, with the protein MELPRSMAVLVLVFFVLCGVGEAATFTFVNRCTDTVWPGVLSNAGSPRLEPTGFELSPGEARAVPAPAGWSGRMWARTGCSHDGATGRLVCATGDCGSGSAECAGAGAAPPATLAEFTLDGSGGLDFYDVSLVDGYNLPVLVETSGGGGSTGPASCAAAGCAADLNAMCPAELRAGGGAACRSACDAFARPEYCCSGAFASPAACRPTAYSQVFKTACPRSYSYAFDDPTSTFTCGGGPDYTVTFCPGATPSQKSTTMPGSTPTTVPGTTTTTTVPGATPTTVPMPGATPAMPTGTMMPGTTFTDATPDSAMPMGGGGLGIEGGDSQGSVLLGASSSEGGVSWLANMATGDASAAAAPQPQVARLVVAPLATLLCGLHLRQLLL; encoded by the exons ATGGAGTTGCCAAGATCCATGGCCGTGCTTGTGCTCGTGTTCTTCGTCCTGTGCGGAG TGGGGGAGGCGGCGACGTTCACGTTCGTGAACCGGTGCACGGACACGGTGTGGCCGGGCGTCCTGTCCAACGCCGGCAGCCCAAGGCTGGAGCCCACAGGGTTCGAGCTCTCGCCGGGGGAGGCGCGCGcggtgccggcgccggcgggctGGTCGGGCCGCATGTGGGCGCGCACGGGCTGCTCCCACGACGGCGCCACGGGGCGGCTCGTCTGCGCCACGGGCGACTGCGGCTCCGGCTCCGCCGAgtgcgcgggcgcgggcgccgcGCCGCCGGCCACGCTGGCCGAGTTCACGCTCGACGGCAGCGGCGGGCTGGACTTCTACGACGTCAGCCTCGTGGACGGCTACAACCTCCCCGTGCTGGTGGAGACCTCCGGCGGCGGAGGCTCCACCGGGCCGGCGTCGTGCGCCGCGGCCGGGTGCGCGGCGGACCTCAACGCGATGTGCCCCGCCGAGCTCCGTGCCGGGGGCGGCGCCGCGTGCCGGAGCGCGTGCGACGCGTTCGCGCGGCCCGAGTACTGCTGCAGCGGCGCCTTCGCGTCCCCGGCGGCGTGCCGGCCGACGGCCTACTCGCAGGTGTTCAAGACCGCGTGCCCGCGCTCCTACAGCTACGCCTTCGACGATCCCACCTCCACATTCACCTGCGGCGGCGGCCCAGACTACACTGTCACCTTCTGCCCCGGCGCCACCCCAAG CCAGAAGTCGACGACCATGCCGGGCTCGACGCCGACGACAGTACCAGggacaacgacgacgacgacagtgcCGGGGGCGACGCCCACAACGGTGCCGATGCCGGGCGCGACCCCGGCGATGCCGACGGGGACCATGATGCCGGGCACGACGTTCACGGACGCCACCCCGGACAGCGCGATGCCgatgggcggcggcggcctgggCATCGAGGGCGGGGACAGCCAAGGCAGCGTGCTCCTGGGCGCCAGCAGCAGCGAAGGCGGCGTCTCTTGGCTCGCCAACATGGCCACCGGCGACGCGTCCGCCGCGGCCGCCCCGCAGCCGCAGGTGGCTCGGTTAGTGGTGGCGCCACTGGCAACGTTGCTCTGCGGCCTCCATTTGCGGCAGCTTCTGCTGTAG